The genomic interval GCGGTTCCAGTCGACCGCATAGATCTCCGGAAACGGCCGTTCGCTGATCCCGCCCGAAAGCAGCCATATCCGGGCGTAGTGATTGGCGTAGTCGAGAACCGGCGGGAAGGGAAAGAGGACGACCAGTGCCGCCGCAAGCGCGACGAACACGGCAATCGCAATGGTGGAATCCTGCCGGGCGGTCGCCTCCGCAGATTCGGTTGCGGCCGCTGGTGGTCCCGCCATCCGGTCCATCAACTGACCCGACTCTTCTTGTGTGGCCGCGGCGGCTCGTTCGAGCCAAGGGCTGCATCCAGCGCAGCGCGCTTGTCGCCGGCGCTCATCTCTGAAAAAGCCGGCGGCAGTTCAGCCTGGTCGCCACCGTGCAGGATCGTCTCGATCATGAACATCGGCCGCCTCTTGCTCTCCTGCACCAAGCGGCCGAGATACTCGCCGATGATGCCGATGCAGATTAGTTGGATGGCGCTGAAGACGCTGACAGCGGCCATGATCGACGACCAGCCGGTGACCGTTTCGCCTTGCAGCCAGCGCACGAAAGTATAGGCGAGCAACGCGACAGCGACGCCGGCGCTAACAATCCCTAACCATGTAGCGATGCGCAGCGGCGTCGTCGAGAAGCTGGTGATCGCATCGAGCGCGAAATTGATCATCTTGCGCAGCGGATATTTGGTCGTGCCGGCATAGCGCGCGTCGCGCTCATAGGGGAGAGCGACCTGCCTGCCGCCGATCCAGCTGACCATCCCGCGGATGAACCGATCGCGCTCCGGCATCGCCAGCAGGATATCGACGACCCGCCGGCGCATCAGGCGGAAATCGCCGGTATCGCGCGGGATGGTCACCGAAGCGAGCCTGGAGAGCGCCCGATAGAAAAGCGAAGCGGAGGCAAGCTTGAACCATGTCTCGCCCTCGCGGCGCGTGCGCTGGCCGTAGACGACGTCGGCGCCGCGCTCCATGATCGGCATCATCATCAACAGCAGCTCGGGTGGATCCTGAAGATCGGCGTCGATCAGAAGAACGCGCTCACCACGCGACGCCGAAAGACCCGCCGTCGACGCCAGTTGGTGGCCGTGATTGCGCAGCAGACGCACCCCGACAACCTGTGGCACATTGGCCGCCAGATCCGAAATGATCTCCCACGTACCGTCCGACGAGCCGTCATCGACGAGAATAAGCTCGAAGGCGTCGCCGGCAACGCTCTGCGCAGCCGCGGCGGCCCGGCGGCAGAACTCGCGCAGGCCCTCTTCCTCGTTGTGACAAGGCGCGACGATGGACAGAAACGGTGCTTGTGTCATGCGGACGGCGGTGCCTGCTTGATGGATGGCACCAGCCTAGGCGGGAATCGTCAAACATCCTTTAATGGCTGGCAAGCAGCCGCACCGACCGTCCTTAAATTACTCCGCCGCAATCATCTCGCGCACGCCATCGACATCGCGGGCCGGCGATGCGCCGTAGAGGCGGCTGTATTCGCGGCTGAACTGCGAGGGGCTTTGGTAGCCGACGCGGTGGCCGGCCGTGCCGGCATCGAGCCGCTCGACCAACATCAGCCGGCGCGCCTCGTGCAGGCGAAGTTGCTTCTGATACTGGACCGGTGTCA from Rhizobium lentis carries:
- a CDS encoding glycosyltransferase family 2 protein, with the translated sequence MTQAPFLSIVAPCHNEEEGLREFCRRAAAAAQSVAGDAFELILVDDGSSDGTWEIISDLAANVPQVVGVRLLRNHGHQLASTAGLSASRGERVLLIDADLQDPPELLLMMMPIMERGADVVYGQRTRREGETWFKLASASLFYRALSRLASVTIPRDTGDFRLMRRRVVDILLAMPERDRFIRGMVSWIGGRQVALPYERDARYAGTTKYPLRKMINFALDAITSFSTTPLRIATWLGIVSAGVAVALLAYTFVRWLQGETVTGWSSIMAAVSVFSAIQLICIGIIGEYLGRLVQESKRRPMFMIETILHGGDQAELPPAFSEMSAGDKRAALDAALGSNEPPRPHKKSRVS